Genomic segment of Arthrobacter antioxidans:
GGCGGCTATAGACGCCGGACGGTCCCCCTACCTCTTGAGACCGGGTACGGGGGACCGTTTCATGCCCGCGATCGCGCGGCCGGGTCGAGGCGAACGGGCCGGCCCCGAAGCCCCAGCAGCAGGCCGACCCGTTCATACCGCAGCGCTTGCGTATGAGACCCGCAGCGGTGTTCACACAGTAGGACGAGCGGGGGCCCGCGACAACGTGTGACGCGCCGGAGACCTCGCACGGGGTGCGGATCGAGGGAGCAGCTCATCCGGTCCCGGCTGCCGTCGGCTGTCCTGCCGGGGGGAGGTCGAGGGATGGGTCGACCGATACGCCGGGTTCTGTCATCGCGCGCCGTCGCCGGCCCGCGAGTAGCGACCATCCATCTACGGACGCCGTTGCCGACGCCCTCCAGCGGCCTACCCGTGCACTCGGGCGGGCAGCCCTCGAACGCGCACTGTCTGGCCTTGCTCCGGGTGGGGTTTACCGAGCCGTGCCGGTCACCCGGCACGCTGGTGGTCTCTTACACCGCCTTTTCACCCTTACTGCCCGCGCCGGCCGAAGCCTGCGGCGGGAGCGGTCTCTTTTCTGTGGCACTGGCCTGCGGGTTACCCCGAGTGGGCGTTACCCACCACCCTGCCCTGCGGAGCCCGGACGTTCCTCGGTGGAGCGGATGCTCTCGCACCGTCCAACGCGGCCGCCTGGTCGACCCATCCGGTGACTATTCTAGGTGACCGGGACGCCGCCGGCTGCCGCGCACGGGTGGCCGGTCCGGGTTGGATACAGTGGATCGGTGCTGATCCTGCTCCCCCCGTCCGAAGGCAAGTCCGCAGCCCGTACGGGTGCCCCGCTCCACCTCGACGATCTCCACTTCCCCGAGCTCAACGACGCGCGCCGGGCCGTGCTCCACGCCCTCAGGACCGCCAGTGCCGCCGACGACGCCCATGCGGTCCTCGGCGTCGGGGCGTCCCTCGCCGAGGACGTGGCACGGAACCTGGTGCTGGACGTGGCACCCGCCGCCCCCGCCCACGACATCTACTCGGGGGTCCTGTACGACGCCCTCGACTACGCCGGCATGACCGCCGTGCAGCGCCGCAAGGCGCGGGATCAGTGCGTCGTCGTGTCCGCCCTGTGGGGGGCCGTGGGGTTCGGCGACAGGATCCCGGCGTACCGCCTGTCGATGTCGGTGGACCTCCCGGGCACGGGGCGCCTCGCGACCTACTGGAGGAAGCACCTCGCGGCTCCCCTGGCGCACCACGCGGATGACGGCCTGATCGTCGACTGCCGGTCGAGCACCTACGCGGCGGCCTGGGCCTCACCGCCGCGGCAGAGCGCCGCCGTCAGCGTGTTCCAGGTCCGGAACGGGAAGCGGACGGTCGTCTCGCACTTCGCGAAGCACACGCGGGGCGAGCTCGCCCGGCACCTGATCACGCGCCGCGGCGGAGCACCCGCGACGCCGGACGCCCTGCTCGGGGCCGCCCGCGAGAAATGGACGGCCGAGCTCGAGCCGGCCACCGGGCGGAAGCCCGCGCAGCTGAACATCGTGCTCGACTGACGGGTGCTTCGGGCCACCGATTCGGCCGTAACTCGGCGGGCATCCCGGTGGATGCCCATCAGGTCAGGGCAGTCGGTGGGCGGGCGCGACGGCGCGCGCGAGGAGGGCCGACGGTCAGTCGGCGACGAGCTCCACTTCGAACCCCTCGGCGTTCTCGAGGTACGCGGCGTAGTGCTCGGGGCCGCCCGCGAACGGGTGGCGGTCGGCGAACAGCAGCGACCAGCCGTGGCTGGCCGCGCGCCGGACCAGGAGGTCGACGTCGGCGCGCGAGCCGGCGCGGAACGCGAGGTGGTTCACCCCGGGACGACGGCGGTCGTGGCCGCCGGCGGCGACGTCCGGTCCGCTCTCCAGGACCACGTAGAACTCCTCGGAACCGAAGCTCGCGCCGTTCTTCCACGACTCCCTGCGGGGGAACCCGAGCCGCTCGAGGAGCCAGCCCAGGCTGGCGTCCGCCGCAGGAAGATCCTTCGTCCACACCTCGACATGGTGCAGCCGGCCCACGCGGCGGGGCGCTTCCTGCGCGGGAGCCTCGCGTGCGGTCACGGGAGCACTCGGCGACGCGGTCGACGGCGCCGCAGCGGCGGCGCGGGGCTTCCAGTCGACGCCCGCCATGCCGGCGTCCATCGCCTCGTTGGACAGCCGGTCGGCGTCCTTGTTCCGCTCGCGCGGGATCCACTCGTAGGTCACACGGCGCGGATCGAGGACCTTCCGCGCCCTGGCCGCCAGGACGCGCATGTCGGCGTGCTTGATCTGCCACCGCCCGGACATCTGCTCGACGACGAGCTTGGAGTCCATCTTCACGTGCACGGCGGCCTGCGGGTTGATCTCGCGGGCGAGCTCGAGCCCGGACACGAGTCCGGAGTACTCGGCGACGTTGTTGGAGGCCTTGCCGATGTAGGCGGCCTTCTCCACGAGGATGCGGCCCGTGTCGGGATCGCGCACGAGGGCGCCGTAGCCGGCGTGCCCCGGGTTGCCGCGTGATCCGCCGTCAGCCTCGACGACCAGCCGTGCGGGCAGGTCCTGCTGCGCGCGGTCCTGGTCCTCGTCCTGGTCCTGGGCATAGGGGTCGAACAACTGCTGATCCGTCACGGCTGCTGGTTTCCCCAGTCGCTCGAGCGGACGAGGATGCAGCCGGAGTCGGGGCAGAGGACGACGTCGTCGGGCGCGGCGGCTGAGATGTCGGCGAGGTCGCCGGGGCTCAGCTGCATGCCCGATCCCTCGGACTTCCCGTGGAAGAGGCGTGCCGCGCCCACACTGCGACGGGCGAGGATCCGGTCGTAGATGGTCAGGAGCGGCGCGTCGAAGGTGGCGGCGAGCTCGTCCCGCTGCGCCTGCACCTGCGCGCGCTGCGCATCGATGGCGGCCAGCTCGGCGTCCCGGGCGTCCTCGAGGGCCTTGAGTTCCGCGCGGACGCCGTTCGTGCGCCCCTGCACCTCGGCCTGCGCGGCCCGTGCCGTGTCCACCCGCTCCATGACGTCGAGTTCGACGTCCTCGAGGTCCGACCGCCGCTTCGTGAGGGTCGCGACCTCGTGCTGCAGGGCGGTCAGGTCCTTCGAGGTCCCGGTTCCGCTGTTGAGCCGCTTCTCGTCGCGTTCGAGGCGGTTGACGACGGACTGGACCTCGTCCTCCGCGCGGGTCAGTTCGCGCTGCAGGTCCCCGAGTTCCGTGGTCGCGCGGACGAGTTCGCCGTCCACGTCCGCCACCCGGCCGGCGACGATCCCGATCTCGGGATTGCTGCGCGCGGCGGCGGCCTGGCGGGAGAGCTTGTTGAGGGTCGAATCGAGGGCCTGCAGGTCGAGCAGGCGGAGTTGTTCCTCGGGTGCAGCCTTGGCCACGATAAACCTCCAGGATGGGACGGATGGGGCACGACGAGCCGGCGTGGGCGTCGTCCCAGCCTAGGCCACGACGCCCGGGGCGGCGGTCAGTGACCGGGCGTGAGGACGAAGTCCCAGGGGTCGGTGTTGACCCCGCTCACCCGGATGTCCGTGGTGAAGCCCTGATCGGTGAGGACGGTGGCGAGGGCCTCGGCGGCGGGCGTCAGCCACAGCCACTCGCTGCCGAAGTGCGAGACGTCGATCAGGTACGGCGCGGCACCGGCCGCTGCCTCCCTGACCTCGGACGCCGGGTGGTGCCGCAGGTCCGCGGTCACATAGACGTCGGCCCGGCTCGACCGGACGCTGTCGAAGAGGGAATCGCCGGCACCGCCGCAGACGGCGATCCTGCGCACCGGTGCGTCCTTGTCGCCGGCGACGCGCACGCCGCCCGCGACGGCGGGGAGGATGGAGAACACCACTTCCGCGAAGTCGCCGAGCGTCATCGGCGCCCCGAGGTCCCCGACCCGCCCGATGCCCTCCTCGGGCAGTCCGGCCGCCGCCCGGGCGAGCGGCTGCACGTCCTGCAGGCCGAGGGCGTCCGCCAGGACGTCGGACACTCCCCCGACCGCGCTGTCCCCGTTGGTGTGGACCGTGACCAGGGCGCAGCCTGCCTCGATGAGCCGATGGACGGCCTCCCCCTTGAAGCTCGACGCGGCGACGGAGGAGACGGGCTTGAGGAGCAGGGGGTGGTGGGACACGATCATCGTCGCGCCCCAGTCGAGCGCCTCGTCGAGGACGGCCGCGGTGGGGTCCACGGTGAACAGGATCCTGTCCGCCCGTTTCCCGGACCGGCCGGCCACCAGCCCCACCTTGTCCCAGTCCTCGGCGAGGCTCTCGGGCCACAGCTCCTCGATGGCGAGGAGCACGTCGCCGACGGTCGGAGCCGTCGTCGTCTCACGGCCGGCCGTGACGTCGTCGTGCTCGTTGTGGTCCATGACACCAGTAATACCCGCCGCCGACGGGCCCGCCAAGTCCGCGCCGTCCACCGACGGCGGAACGGGCGCGGGAATCATCGGCGCGTGGCGCGCATTGACACAGTCATGAAGACTTTTGTGCTTGGAGGGGGCTGCTTCTGGTGCCTCGATGCCGTCTACCAGAAGACCCGTGGCGTGACGGAGGTCGTCTCCGGCTACACCGGTGGTCACACGAGGAACCCGGACTACGACAGCGTCTGCTCCGGGATCACCGGGCACGCCGAGGTGGTGGCGGTGACCTTCGACGAGGAGGTCGTCCCCGAGGACGTCATCCTGGACATGTTCTTCGTGTCCCACGACCCCACCACGCTGAACCGGCAGGGCTACGACGTCGGCACCCAGTACCGCAGCGTGATGTACCACCAGGACACGGAGCAGAAGGAACTCTTCGAGGACGCGATCCGCCGCAACCAGGAGAACTGGAAAAATCCCATCGTCACGGAGGTCAGCCGGCTCCCCCGCTTCCACGTCGCCGAGGACTGGCACCAGGACTTCTACGCCAAGCATCCCGAGCAGGGCTACTGCCAGGTCATCATCAACCCGAAGCTCGCGAAGGCGCGGAAGTATTACGCCCAGTGGCTGGCCGCGTAGGAGCGCCGGCGCCCGGCCGTTAGGCTGACCGCCGTCGCCCCGGGGCGGGCCCGCGCCCCACCCACGACGACTCCCCGCACCCCCGACCCCCGAAAAGGCAGGCTCCCCATGGCAAAGATCTACGACGACGTCACCCAACTGGTCGGGCGTACCCCCCTCGTCCGCCTCAACCGGCTGACCGAGGGGCTCGAGGCGCAGGTCGCCGTCAAGCTCGAGTTCTACAACCCGGCCAACAGCGTCAAGGACCGCATCGGCGTCGCCATCATCGACGCCGCCGAGAAGGCCGGCGCCCTGCGGCCCGGCGGCACGATCGTGGAGGGCACCTCCGGCAACACCGGGATCGCCCTGGCGATGGTGGGCGCGGCCCGCGGGTACAAGGTGGTGCTGACCATGCCGGAGACCATGTCCACCGAGCGGCGCGTCATGCTCCGGGCCTACGGCGCCGAGATCGTCCTCACCCCCGGCTCCGAGGGCATGCGGGGCGCCGTGGACCGCGCCAAGGAGATCGTCGCGACGACCGAGAACGCCATCTGGGCGCAGCAGTTCGCGAATGCGGCGAACCCCGAGATCCACCGCACCACCACCGCGGAGGAGATCTGGGAGGACACCGACGGCGAGGTGGACATCTTCGTGGCCGGCGTCGGTACCGGCGGGACGATCACCGGCGTGGGCCAGGTCCTCAAGGAACGCAAGCCCGGCGTGCAGATCGTCGTCGTCGAGCCCGCCGACTCCCCCATCCTCAACGGCGGCGCTCCCGGCCCGCACAAGATCCAGGGCCTCGGCGCCAACTTCGTCCCGGAGAACCTCGACCGCGAGATCTACGACGAAGTGATGGACGCCACGGTGGAGGACTCGGTGCGGGTGGCCCGCGCG
This window contains:
- a CDS encoding Nif3-like dinuclear metal center hexameric protein — encoded protein: MDHNEHDDVTAGRETTTAPTVGDVLLAIEELWPESLAEDWDKVGLVAGRSGKRADRILFTVDPTAAVLDEALDWGATMIVSHHPLLLKPVSSVAASSFKGEAVHRLIEAGCALVTVHTNGDSAVGGVSDVLADALGLQDVQPLARAAAGLPEEGIGRVGDLGAPMTLGDFAEVVFSILPAVAGGVRVAGDKDAPVRRIAVCGGAGDSLFDSVRSSRADVYVTADLRHHPASEVREAAAGAAPYLIDVSHFGSEWLWLTPAAEALATVLTDQGFTTDIRVSGVNTDPWDFVLTPGH
- the msrA gene encoding peptide-methionine (S)-S-oxide reductase MsrA, which translates into the protein MKTFVLGGGCFWCLDAVYQKTRGVTEVVSGYTGGHTRNPDYDSVCSGITGHAEVVAVTFDEEVVPEDVILDMFFVSHDPTTLNRQGYDVGTQYRSVMYHQDTEQKELFEDAIRRNQENWKNPIVTEVSRLPRFHVAEDWHQDFYAKHPEQGYCQVIINPKLAKARKYYAQWLAA
- the cysK gene encoding cysteine synthase A; translated protein: MAKIYDDVTQLVGRTPLVRLNRLTEGLEAQVAVKLEFYNPANSVKDRIGVAIIDAAEKAGALRPGGTIVEGTSGNTGIALAMVGAARGYKVVLTMPETMSTERRVMLRAYGAEIVLTPGSEGMRGAVDRAKEIVATTENAIWAQQFANAANPEIHRTTTAEEIWEDTDGEVDIFVAGVGTGGTITGVGQVLKERKPGVQIVVVEPADSPILNGGAPGPHKIQGLGANFVPENLDREIYDEVMDATVEDSVRVARALGTQEGILGGISSGAIVWAALELAKRPENAGKLIVAVVCDFGERYISTILFDDIRG
- a CDS encoding zinc ribbon domain-containing protein, which codes for MAKAAPEEQLRLLDLQALDSTLNKLSRQAAAARSNPEIGIVAGRVADVDGELVRATTELGDLQRELTRAEDEVQSVVNRLERDEKRLNSGTGTSKDLTALQHEVATLTKRRSDLEDVELDVMERVDTARAAQAEVQGRTNGVRAELKALEDARDAELAAIDAQRAQVQAQRDELAATFDAPLLTIYDRILARRSVGAARLFHGKSEGSGMQLSPGDLADISAAAPDDVVLCPDSGCILVRSSDWGNQQP
- a CDS encoding YaaA family protein, encoding MLILLPPSEGKSAARTGAPLHLDDLHFPELNDARRAVLHALRTASAADDAHAVLGVGASLAEDVARNLVLDVAPAAPAHDIYSGVLYDALDYAGMTAVQRRKARDQCVVVSALWGAVGFGDRIPAYRLSMSVDLPGTGRLATYWRKHLAAPLAHHADDGLIVDCRSSTYAAAWASPPRQSAAVSVFQVRNGKRTVVSHFAKHTRGELARHLITRRGGAPATPDALLGAAREKWTAELEPATGRKPAQLNIVLD
- a CDS encoding reverse transcriptase-like protein; the encoded protein is MTDQQLFDPYAQDQDEDQDRAQQDLPARLVVEADGGSRGNPGHAGYGALVRDPDTGRILVEKAAYIGKASNNVAEYSGLVSGLELAREINPQAAVHVKMDSKLVVEQMSGRWQIKHADMRVLAARARKVLDPRRVTYEWIPRERNKDADRLSNEAMDAGMAGVDWKPRAAAAAPSTASPSAPVTAREAPAQEAPRRVGRLHHVEVWTKDLPAADASLGWLLERLGFPRRESWKNGASFGSEEFYVVLESGPDVAAGGHDRRRPGVNHLAFRAGSRADVDLLVRRAASHGWSLLFADRHPFAGGPEHYAAYLENAEGFEVELVAD